The stretch of DNA CGCGTGACCCACCCCGCGCTGACCCGCCCGGAATGGTCTCGATACGGCACCGCGAGCTCGCTGGCGCTCGCCGCGGCGCCTACTCGACCAGCGAGGTGCTCGGCCGGGTCGCGCGACGGCGCAGCGCGCCTAGGCTCGGGGCATGGAGTTCAGGTACCTCGGGAACAGCGGCCTCAAGGTCAGCGAGATCATCTACGGCAACTGGCTGACCCACGGGTCGCAGGTCGAGAACGAGGCGGCCACGGCATGCGTGCGGGCCGCGCTCGACGCCGGCATCACGACGTTCGACACCGCCGACGTGTACGCCAACGGCAAGGCCGAGAGCGTGCTCGGCGAGGCGCTGAAGGGCGAGCGGCGCGCGTCGCTGGAGATCCTCACCAAGGTCTACTGGCCCACCGGCCCCGGCGGACCCAACGACACCGGACTCTCCCGCAAGCACATCATGGAGTCCATCGACGGCTCGCTGCAGCGGCTGCAGACCGACTACGTCGACCTCTACCAGGCGCACCGCTACGACCACGAGACGCCGCTGGAGGAGACGATGCAGGCGTTCGCCGACGTCGTCCGCGCCGGCAAGGCGCACTACATCGGCGTCAGCGAGTGGACCGCCGACCAGATCCGCGCCGGGCAGGAGCTCGCCCGCGACCTCGGCTTCCGGCTCGTCTCGAACCAGCCGCAGTACTCGATGCTCTGGCGCGTCATCGAGGGCGAGGTCGTGCCCGCGAGCCGCGAGCTGGGCCTGTCGCAGATCGTGTGGTCTCCGATCGCCCAGGGCGTGCTCACCGGCAAGTACGAGCCCGGCGCCGCGCCGCCCGAAGGCAGCCGTGCGACCGACGAGAAGGGCGGCGCCGACATGATCAAGCGCTTCCTCGACGACGAGGTGCTCACCGCCGTGCAGGGGCTGCGTCCGGTCGCCGACGACCTCGGCATCACGATGGCCCAGCTCGCCATCGCCTGGGTGCTGGCGAACGACAACGTCGCCGGCGCGATCGTCGGGGCCTCGCGCCCCGAGCAGGTCGAGTCGAACGCCGCCGCGAGCGGGATCACCCTCGACGACGACGTGCTCGCGACCATCGACGAGGTGCTGGGCAGCATCCCGACGACCGACCCGAGCAAGACGGCGTCGCCGCCCACGCGGGTGGTCTGAGCGTGGCCGTCACCCTCTGGGCCCCCGACCACGACCGCGTCCGCGTGCGGATCGACGGCGTCGAGCACCGCATGCAGGCGTGGGAGCCCGGCGAGGCGCGCTCGGGCTGGTGGTGGCACGACGTCGACGTCGCGCCCGGCACCGACTATGCGTTCCTGCTCGGCGACGACGACACCCCGCTGCCCGACCCCCGCTCGGTCTGGCAGCCGCAGGGCGTGCACGCGGCGTCGCGCACCTACGACCACGACGCGTTCGCGTGGACCGACGACGACTGGGAGGGCCGCGCCCTGACCGGTGCCGTGGTCTACGAGCTGCACGTCGGCACGTTCACGCCCGGCCGGACGTTCGACGCCGCCGTCGAGCGGCTCGACCACCTCGTCGACCTCGGCGTCGACCTCGTGGAGGTGCTGCCGGTCAACAGCTTCGACGGCCCGTACGGCTGGGGCTACGACGGCGTCCTGTGGGGCGCGGTGCACGAGCCGTACGGCGGACCCGACGGGTTCAAGCGGTTCGTCGACGCCTGCCACGCACGGGGCCTCGGCGTCGTGCTCGACGTCGTCTACAACCACCTCGGGCCCTCAGGGGCCTACCTCGACCGCTTCGGTCCGTACTTCGCCGGCGAGAACGACTGGGGCCCGGGCCTCAACCTCGACGGCGAGGGCTCCGACGAGGTGCGTCGCTACGTGCTCGACAACGCGATCTCGTGGTTCGAGGACTTCCATGTCGACGCGCTGCGCCTCGACGCCGTGCACGCGCTGTCCGACGCGAGGGCGCTGACGATCCTCGAGGAGCTGTCGCTGGAGACGGCGCGGGCGTCGCAGCGGCTCGGCCGTCCGCTGTCGCTGGTCGCGGAGTCCGACCGCAACGACCCGCGCACGGTCGTCCCGCGCGACCAGCACGGTCTCGGCATGGACGCGCAGTGGGCCGACGACGTGCACCACGCGCTGCACGTGGCGCTCACCGGCGAGACCGACGGCTACTACGCCGACTTCGCCGAGCCCGGCGCGCTCGCCAAGGTGCTGCGCGGCGCGTTCTTCCACGACGGCACGTGGTCGTCGTTCCGTGGCCGCACGCACGGTCGTCCCGTCAACGTCCACGCCGTGCCGGGGCACGCGTTCGTGACCTACCTACAGGACCACGACCAGGTCGGCAACCGGGCCACGGGCGACCGCATCTCCGACTCCGTCTCGCCGGACCTGCTGGCGTGCGGCGCCGCGCTGGTGCTGCTCGGACCGTTCACGCCGATGCTCTTCATGGGCGAGGAGTGGGCCGCGAGCACGCCGTGGCAGTTCTTCGCGTCGTTCCCCGACCCCGAGCTGGCCGAGGCCGTGCGCACCGGGCGGCGGCGCGAGTTCGGCCGCCACGGCTGGGGCGAGTCCGAGGTGCCCGACCCGATGGACCCGGCGACGCTGGAGCGCTCGACGCTGCGGTGGGACGAGCTCGACGAGCCCCGGCACCGTGGCGTGCTGGAGGTCTACCGCTCGCTGGTCGCGCTGCGCCGCGCCCACCCCGAGCTGCGCGACCCCTCCCTCGTCGACACGAGGGTCGAGGTCTCCGACGACGACCGCCGCGTGCTCCTGCACCGCGGCCCGTTCGTCGTCGACGTCGGCCTGGGCGCCGAGCGGGCGGAGGTGCGGCGCGGCGATGAGGTGGTCTGGTCGTCGTGCCGCGCCTAAATTCTTCGCGCGCCCATCAATCTTTCGCCCGATCCGCGCTTCGCC from Aeromicrobium erythreum encodes:
- the treZ gene encoding malto-oligosyltrehalose trehalohydrolase, encoding MAVTLWAPDHDRVRVRIDGVEHRMQAWEPGEARSGWWWHDVDVAPGTDYAFLLGDDDTPLPDPRSVWQPQGVHAASRTYDHDAFAWTDDDWEGRALTGAVVYELHVGTFTPGRTFDAAVERLDHLVDLGVDLVEVLPVNSFDGPYGWGYDGVLWGAVHEPYGGPDGFKRFVDACHARGLGVVLDVVYNHLGPSGAYLDRFGPYFAGENDWGPGLNLDGEGSDEVRRYVLDNAISWFEDFHVDALRLDAVHALSDARALTILEELSLETARASQRLGRPLSLVAESDRNDPRTVVPRDQHGLGMDAQWADDVHHALHVALTGETDGYYADFAEPGALAKVLRGAFFHDGTWSSFRGRTHGRPVNVHAVPGHAFVTYLQDHDQVGNRATGDRISDSVSPDLLACGAALVLLGPFTPMLFMGEEWAASTPWQFFASFPDPELAEAVRTGRRREFGRHGWGESEVPDPMDPATLERSTLRWDELDEPRHRGVLEVYRSLVALRRAHPELRDPSLVDTRVEVSDDDRRVLLHRGPFVVDVGLGAERAEVRRGDEVVWSSCRA
- a CDS encoding aldo/keto reductase family protein, with translation MEFRYLGNSGLKVSEIIYGNWLTHGSQVENEAATACVRAALDAGITTFDTADVYANGKAESVLGEALKGERRASLEILTKVYWPTGPGGPNDTGLSRKHIMESIDGSLQRLQTDYVDLYQAHRYDHETPLEETMQAFADVVRAGKAHYIGVSEWTADQIRAGQELARDLGFRLVSNQPQYSMLWRVIEGEVVPASRELGLSQIVWSPIAQGVLTGKYEPGAAPPEGSRATDEKGGADMIKRFLDDEVLTAVQGLRPVADDLGITMAQLAIAWVLANDNVAGAIVGASRPEQVESNAAASGITLDDDVLATIDEVLGSIPTTDPSKTASPPTRVV